Part of the Paramagnetospirillum magnetotacticum MS-1 genome, GCGACGTGGATGGCGACACTCTGTCGGTGACCGCGCTCAGCGCCACCAACGGCAGCATCACCGATAACCACGACGGCACCTATACCTTTACGCCCAATGCCGATTTCCATGGCGATGTGGATCTGCATTACACAATCAGTGACGGCAATGGCGGTACGGTTCCCGGCACCGCCAGCTTCGAAGTGACATCGGTCAACGACGCGCCCACCACCAGCGACGTGGGATTGGCCAATAGTGCCGAAAACAACGCGGTCATCATCAAGGCCGAGGATCTGCTGGCCCATGCCAGCGACGTTGACGGCGACACCTTGTCGGTGAGTGCGCTCAGCGCCAATAACGGCACCATCACCGACAACCACGACGGCACTTATACCTTCACGCCCGATGCCAACTTCCATGGCGAAGTTGACCTGCATTACACCATCAGCGACGGCAATGGCGGCACGGTTCCCGGTACGGCTAGGTTCGATGTGGAAGCCCCCGCTCCGGTGGTCGACACCACGCCTCCGGCCGACCCCACTCCGGTGGTCGACACCACGCCTCCGGCCGATCCCACTCCGGTGGTCGATACCACGCCTCCGGCCGACCCCACTCCGGTGGTCGATACCACGCCTCCGGCCGATCCCACTCCGGTGGTCGACACCACGCCTCCGGCCGACCCCACTCCGGTGGTCGACACCACGCCTCCGGCCGACCCCACCCCGGTGGTCGACACCACGCCTCCGGCCGATCCCACCCCGGTGGTCGACACCACGCCTCCGGCGGATCCCACTCCGGTGGTCGACACCACGCCTCCGGCCGATCCCACTCCGGTGGTCGATACAACGCCTCCGGCCGATCCCACTCCGGTGGTCGACACCACGCCTCCGGCCGATCCCACTCCGGTGGTCGACACCACGCCTCCGGCGGATCCCACCCCGGTGGTCGACACCACGCCTCCGGCGGATCCCACCCCGGTGGTCGACACCACGCCTCCGGCCGATCCCACTCCGGTGGTCGACACCACGCCTCCGGCCGATCCCACCCCGGTGGTCGACACCACGCCTCCGGCGGATCCCACTCCCACCGAGGACAACACGCCCCCGGTCGAGCCCACTCCCACCGAGGACAACACGCCCCCGGTCGAGCCCACGCCCACCGAGGACAACACGCCCCCGGTCGAGCCCGGTCCTCCGGTCACGCCCCCATCCAATGACAGCCATTCCGGTGGCGGCGGCTCCGGCCAGTCCCAGTCCGGTGACAGCCATTCCGGTGGCGGCGGCTCCAGCCAGTCCCAGTCCGGTGACAGCCATTCCGGTGGCGGCGGCTCCAGCCAGTCCCAGTCCGGTGACAGCCATTCCGGTGGCGGCGGCTCCGCCAGCCAGCACTCGGCTCAGGGCAACCACGATCAGAGTCATGGAAGCAATGAGTCGGTCACCCTGACCACCTCGGCCCATGTGCATGTTGCCGCCGACCCGGCCGCGACCCTGAGCAGCACCATAGGCAGTGACAGTGCCCACACCACCACCGTGACCTCGGTCACTGGCGGCAATGGCAGCGACTTCGGCAATGACAGCGGCAGATTGGTGGTTCATGCCACCGCCGATCAGGCTGGCGACAAGCACGGCTTCGATATCGTCTATGACGGCCATGTGGTCGGCCACGCCGGGGCGGGCACCACCACCATCACCGGACTGGATGTCCATGACGGCGGCAAGCTCAGCTTCGTGGGCGCCAACGGCACCAATATCACCGTGGACAGCGTCACCCTGAACGGCACTTCCATCGATGCTGGAACGGGAACCAAGTCGGGCGGTGTCCAGGTGGACTCGTCGCACCATTCGGCCGACCTGCATAACGGTTCGGTGACCTACACGGTCAACGACGGCAATGCTGGCGCCGTGTCCCACACGACATCGACCACCACTCACACCCAGAATTTCCATCTGGACGTGGGCGGCCACGAATCGCAATTGGGCGGCGTGCATGTCACTGGCCTGCATGCGGGTGATACTGTCAGCGATGGCGGCCATGTCTGGACCGCGGGTGGCGATGGTTCCATCACCATCACCGAAGCCCAGCTTGACGGCATGACCTCGCACGACGCCGTGCACCACGACTTCACCGTAACCAGCACCCAAGGCGCCAATAGCGGCATCCATGTCTCGGGCATGGATCATGACGGCGGCGCCTACCACGCCCCCAGCCATCTCGAGGCCAATCTCAGCATCGCCGCCAATGGCGCCCAGCATGGCGGCGCGGACCTCACCTACCATGTGGGCGGCGTCCCCGACGGTTGCACCCTGGTGAGCGACAGCGGCACCCTTCATGCCGGGTCCGACGGGAGCTTCTCCGTGTCGGCCCACGACGCCGCCAGCCTGAAGATCGTCATTCCCGGCGATGGCAGCGTGGCGGACTTCAACGTGACGGTCAGCGCCACGGACGCCCATGGCGCCCAAGTCCCCACCGCGTCACAGAGTCTGGCTATCGGCGTTCACGAGGCCCTGGAGGCCCCCAGCCACAGCTTCGACACCACCGGAACCGATATCGGCGGCCACCAGGGCCACGGCTTCGAAGGCCACGGCATGGGCAGCCACGACTCGGACATCGACTCGGCCCACACCATGCTGTTCGACTTCGGCGGCGGGCATGAGACCGAGAATACCCACCACAACTGGACCGATGTGGCCGATCAGGCCGAACATGGCGATCACGGCGCCAATACCGGGGCGGAGCATGCCGACTGGACCGAAAAGGCCGATCAGCACGCCGAACACGGCAACAGCCAGAATAATCATTCGCAGGAGCACAAGGACGAGGCTCCGGTGCAGCATCAGGTTACCGACGACCACCACAACCAGTTCCAGGCCCACGACCACACCACGCCCATGTGATTCCGGGCCTGACATGACGAAAAGGCCCCCAATCCATGCCGGATTGGGGGCCTTGTAAGAGTGAACCGGGCGCTCTCAGGCTGCCTGGCGGGAGTGTCTCTCGGCAATGGGG contains:
- a CDS encoding cadherin-like domain-containing protein encodes the protein MMADHNDQPNQVNENSDGDKAKQDLDDLTVLSRVDGNSLGDARLNTVRSADISDTQLGNLANVQQGSSGSPQAQNLGGLSGGAKTGLDVAIDASKDANVAPPPLDSAPVTVSDDAAFVQVQANHPGQLNVQEFADLARPDTEFKPQDRVEAPQVGNAPIAGFTPATSVQQTAVPAEHAAEKAPELHDKVNHAPTTQDVSLTGGNEDNVIIIRTSDLLKNAGDADGDSLTVTNLTANHGTLVDNHDGTYSFTPDANYHGGVDLSYTISDGNGGTVHGAASFDVASVNDAPTTSDVTLAAGTEDNSVIIRASDLLAHAGDVDGDTLSVTALSATNGSITDNHDGTYTFTPNADFHGDVDLHYTISDGNGGTVPGTASFEVTSVNDAPTTSDVGLANSAENNAVIIKAEDLLAHASDVDGDTLSVSALSANNGTITDNHDGTYTFTPDANFHGEVDLHYTISDGNGGTVPGTARFDVEAPAPVVDTTPPADPTPVVDTTPPADPTPVVDTTPPADPTPVVDTTPPADPTPVVDTTPPADPTPVVDTTPPADPTPVVDTTPPADPTPVVDTTPPADPTPVVDTTPPADPTPVVDTTPPADPTPVVDTTPPADPTPVVDTTPPADPTPVVDTTPPADPTPVVDTTPPADPTPVVDTTPPADPTPVVDTTPPADPTPTEDNTPPVEPTPTEDNTPPVEPTPTEDNTPPVEPGPPVTPPSNDSHSGGGGSGQSQSGDSHSGGGGSSQSQSGDSHSGGGGSSQSQSGDSHSGGGGSASQHSAQGNHDQSHGSNESVTLTTSAHVHVAADPAATLSSTIGSDSAHTTTVTSVTGGNGSDFGNDSGRLVVHATADQAGDKHGFDIVYDGHVVGHAGAGTTTITGLDVHDGGKLSFVGANGTNITVDSVTLNGTSIDAGTGTKSGGVQVDSSHHSADLHNGSVTYTVNDGNAGAVSHTTSTTTHTQNFHLDVGGHESQLGGVHVTGLHAGDTVSDGGHVWTAGGDGSITITEAQLDGMTSHDAVHHDFTVTSTQGANSGIHVSGMDHDGGAYHAPSHLEANLSIAANGAQHGGADLTYHVGGVPDGCTLVSDSGTLHAGSDGSFSVSAHDAASLKIVIPGDGSVADFNVTVSATDAHGAQVPTASQSLAIGVHEALEAPSHSFDTTGTDIGGHQGHGFEGHGMGSHDSDIDSAHTMLFDFGGGHETENTHHNWTDVADQAEHGDHGANTGAEHADWTEKADQHAEHGNSQNNHSQEHKDEAPVQHQVTDDHHNQFQAHDHTTPM